A window from Entomoplasma freundtii encodes these proteins:
- the mnmA gene encoding tRNA 2-thiouridine(34) synthase MnmA translates to MKKEKVVVGLSGGVDSSVVALLLLEQGYEVEGLFMRNWDATANNDFLGNKTLNDSICPQEQDFLDAQAVADKLGIKLHRVDFVQDYWDDVFSYFIKEHQLGRTPNPDILCNKYIKFDKFLHYALNQLKADKIAMGHYAGVRFNTKTKSYELLEASDKNKDQTYFLSQLTSDQLAKTLFPLAKLTKPEIRQLAKLNHLATAEKKDSTGICFIGERNFKDFLQNYLPHQPGKIVDIETGEVLGTHVGVMYYTIGQRKGLNLGGQLEPHYVAKKDIDKKTLYVAKASDESHLLSSGLIMNEVNWISNLSYYFANPNYFEAEARFRYRQPLSKVRVQKLSNNGNDVTNGKNAEWKVTFSQPLKAITEGQAAVFYHDGVCLGGGTITKVFASPKNNL, encoded by the coding sequence ATGAAAAAAGAAAAAGTGGTGGTTGGTTTAAGTGGTGGTGTTGACTCGTCAGTGGTCGCCTTGCTTTTACTTGAACAAGGTTATGAAGTTGAAGGCCTATTCATGCGTAACTGAGATGCAACGGCTAACAATGATTTTCTTGGAAATAAGACGTTGAATGATTCTATTTGTCCGCAAGAACAAGATTTTCTTGATGCCCAAGCAGTAGCGGATAAATTAGGAATTAAACTTCATCGAGTTGATTTTGTCCAAGATTATTGGGATGACGTTTTTAGCTATTTCATTAAAGAACATCAATTAGGTCGAACTCCAAATCCTGATATTTTATGTAATAAATATATTAAATTTGATAAATTTCTTCATTATGCTTTAAATCAATTGAAGGCTGACAAAATTGCAATGGGTCATTATGCTGGTGTTCGCTTTAATACCAAAACTAAAAGTTATGAGTTATTAGAGGCTAGTGATAAAAATAAAGATCAAACCTATTTTCTTAGCCAATTAACCTCTGACCAATTAGCTAAGACACTTTTTCCTTTGGCCAAGCTGACAAAACCAGAAATTCGCCAATTAGCGAAACTTAATCATTTAGCGACTGCCGAAAAGAAGGATTCAACTGGTATTTGTTTTATTGGTGAAAGAAATTTTAAAGATTTTTTACAAAATTACTTACCCCACCAACCGGGCAAAATTGTGGATATTGAAACTGGTGAAGTCTTAGGGACACATGTTGGCGTGATGTATTATACTATTGGTCAACGGAAAGGTTTAAACCTTGGGGGGCAATTGGAACCGCATTATGTCGCAAAAAAAGATATCGATAAAAAAACTCTTTATGTTGCGAAAGCGAGTGATGAGAGCCATTTGTTATCTTCTGGTCTAATCATGAACGAAGTTAATTGAATTAGTAATCTTAGTTATTATTTTGCCAACCCGAATTATTTCGAAGCGGAAGCCCGTTTCCGTTACCGCCAACCTTTAAGTAAGGTACGAGTGCAAAAGTTATCAAATAATGGCAATGACGTGACTAATGGCAAAAACGCCGAATGAAAAGTCACTTTTAGCCAACCTTTAAAGGCCATCACTGAGGGTCAAGCAGCAGTTTTCTATCATGATGGCGTTTGCCTTGGCGGTGGGACAATCACAAAAGTTTTTGCTTCCCCTAAAAATAATTTATAA
- the lon gene encoding endopeptidase La: MNQELTLPVLISRGVIVYPGFHETIEIGRDQSKEVIETALKKYDSKVLLLSQKKMIEEEPKLDEVYLYGTIATVEITKRWKDGTLTVSLTGISRAKTDVVRLDETNLPMAKVDILETDHTEANLEQAVELIKALKTELRDVPESVDQFLAAPTLGQLGATVDILTLELPQLTLDQKVQLLATLDPVARLEILVGGYIRGDKQKQDREVETEISRKIKDRMDQQQREYYLREKMRTIKEELGEGEGSDSDAIQKYRERLEKEPFPKNVKEKILASINKLDSMQGASAEANVERNYIDWMMSIPWWETTEDLKDLVHAKEVLDVHHYGLKKVKDRIVEYLAVMQKTNSLKAQIITLVGPPGVGKTSLARSIAEAVGRNFVKVSLGGVKDEAEIRGHRKTYVGAMPGRIIQTMKRAKVKNPLFLLDEIDKMSSDQRADPASAMLEVLDPEQNSEFSDHYIEEAYDLSDVMFIATANYLENIPEALYDRMEIINLSSYTEIEKMSIAKEYLVPKVLKEHALTAEELNFSDAAIDELIKYYTREAGVRQLERLLSSVARKFIVKLLNKEIDHLAVTPEIVNEYLGKRIFEHTDKQEKSQVGVVTGLAYTQFGGDILPIEVNYFPGKGNLILTGKLGDVMKESASIAYDYVRSNYNKFGIKRETFETNDIHIHVPEGAVPKDGPSAGVTITTAIVSALSGRPVSKDIGMTGEITLRGLVLPIGGLREKSISAARSGLKTILIPKKNLKDLDDVPEEVKKILEIKGIERFDQTFEEVFGLKVNENN; the protein is encoded by the coding sequence ATGAATCAAGAACTAACTCTCCCGGTTTTAATTAGTCGAGGCGTGATTGTCTACCCAGGCTTTCATGAGACAATTGAAATCGGTCGTGATCAATCAAAAGAAGTGATTGAAACGGCCTTAAAAAAATATGATAGTAAAGTGTTGCTTTTGTCTCAAAAGAAAATGATTGAAGAAGAACCAAAACTCGATGAAGTTTATCTTTATGGAACAATCGCCACTGTTGAAATTACAAAACGTTGAAAAGATGGTACATTGACAGTTTCATTAACTGGAATTAGTCGTGCCAAAACCGATGTGGTACGTTTGGATGAAACTAATTTGCCAATGGCAAAAGTAGATATTCTTGAAACTGATCACACAGAAGCTAACCTTGAACAAGCGGTGGAATTAATCAAAGCTTTAAAAACTGAATTACGCGATGTTCCTGAAAGTGTTGACCAATTCTTGGCAGCGCCAACTTTAGGTCAATTAGGAGCAACGGTTGATATTCTAACTTTAGAACTTCCTCAATTGACACTCGACCAAAAAGTCCAACTCTTAGCTACTTTAGACCCTGTGGCTCGTTTAGAAATCCTTGTTGGGGGTTATATTCGTGGTGACAAACAAAAACAAGACCGCGAAGTGGAAACGGAAATTTCTCGTAAAATCAAGGACCGCATGGATCAACAACAACGTGAGTATTATTTACGTGAAAAAATGCGCACAATTAAAGAGGAACTTGGTGAAGGTGAAGGCTCAGATTCTGATGCCATTCAAAAATACCGTGAACGTTTAGAAAAAGAACCTTTCCCCAAAAATGTTAAGGAAAAAATCTTAGCTTCAATTAATAAGTTAGATTCAATGCAAGGTGCTAGTGCTGAAGCGAATGTTGAACGTAACTATATTGATTGAATGATGTCAATTCCATGGTGAGAAACGACAGAAGACTTGAAAGATTTAGTCCATGCCAAAGAAGTGCTTGATGTTCATCACTATGGTCTAAAAAAAGTTAAAGACCGTATTGTCGAATACCTTGCCGTAATGCAAAAAACTAATAGTCTTAAAGCACAAATTATTACACTTGTTGGCCCTCCAGGGGTCGGTAAGACTTCATTAGCACGTTCAATTGCTGAAGCTGTTGGCCGAAACTTTGTGAAAGTTTCGCTAGGTGGTGTAAAAGATGAAGCGGAAATTCGTGGTCACCGAAAAACCTATGTTGGGGCAATGCCAGGCCGTATTATTCAAACCATGAAACGTGCCAAAGTAAAGAACCCTTTATTCTTATTGGATGAAATTGACAAAATGTCTTCTGACCAACGTGCCGATCCGGCGTCAGCAATGCTTGAGGTTCTAGATCCTGAACAAAACTCAGAATTTAGTGATCACTACATTGAGGAAGCTTACGATTTAAGCGACGTAATGTTTATTGCTACGGCTAACTACTTAGAAAATATTCCTGAGGCTTTGTATGACCGTATGGAAATCATTAACCTTTCAAGTTATACAGAGATTGAAAAAATGTCAATTGCGAAGGAATACCTAGTACCGAAGGTTTTAAAAGAACATGCCTTAACTGCTGAAGAATTAAATTTCAGCGATGCTGCTATCGATGAATTGATTAAATACTATACTCGTGAAGCAGGAGTTCGTCAATTAGAACGTTTGCTATCATCGGTTGCCCGTAAATTTATCGTTAAATTACTTAATAAGGAAATTGACCATTTGGCAGTCACTCCAGAAATCGTTAATGAATATTTAGGAAAACGAATTTTCGAACATACTGATAAACAAGAAAAATCTCAAGTTGGAGTTGTTACTGGTTTAGCTTATACCCAATTTGGTGGTGACATTCTACCAATCGAAGTTAACTACTTCCCTGGTAAAGGAAACCTAATCTTGACTGGAAAGTTAGGAGATGTGATGAAGGAATCGGCTTCAATCGCCTATGACTACGTCCGTTCGAACTATAACAAATTTGGCATCAAGCGCGAAACTTTTGAAACTAATGATATTCATATCCATGTTCCTGAAGGAGCGGTGCCTAAAGATGGACCAAGTGCGGGAGTAACAATCACCACAGCGATTGTTAGTGCCTTATCTGGTCGCCCAGTTTCAAAAGATATTGGAATGACTGGAGAAATCACTCTTCGTGGTCTCGTTCTACCAATTGGTGGACTTCGTGAAAAATCAATTTCAGCAGCCCGAAGTGGTTTGAAAACTATTTTAATTCCAAAGAAAAACTTGAAAGATTTAGATGATGTTCCTGAAGAAGTCAAAAAAATCTTAGAAATCAAGGGGATTGAACGTTTTGACCAAACTTTTGAAGAAGTTTTTGGTTTAAAAGTCAATGAGAATAATTAA
- the fmt gene encoding methionyl-tRNA formyltransferase — translation MQNKVKSKMKVIFFGTPKIGATILESLVTNPEVEVQLVVTQPDKKEGRKLRLTSSPVKEMALKYGLPVLQPTKVATIIPELTALKPDFLITCAFGQFLPPKVLQIPQIEPLNLHGSLLPAYRGGAPIQMAIWNGDTETGMSLMRMVKGMDAGPYFAQAKLTIKPDINSEELFSEMADLGSVLLKENLKMIFEGKIDPLDQIESLVTFAPILKSEQEHLNWNNTTRNLHNQIRALSPQPGAWTTYKEQRYKILKTTALENCKNKIKTVIPGTILEINKKGITVATQDGQLQILVIQKAGKNPTPAGIFGLNAFQIGGKFI, via the coding sequence ATGCAAAATAAAGTTAAGTCAAAAATGAAAGTCATTTTTTTTGGGACTCCAAAAATAGGGGCTACAATTTTAGAAAGTTTGGTGACTAATCCAGAGGTGGAAGTGCAACTAGTCGTTACCCAACCAGACAAGAAGGAAGGCCGAAAACTTAGATTAACAAGTTCGCCTGTTAAAGAGATGGCTCTAAAATATGGTTTACCCGTTTTACAACCAACGAAAGTCGCTACAATTATTCCAGAGTTAACTGCTCTGAAACCAGATTTTTTGATTACCTGTGCTTTTGGTCAATTTTTACCGCCTAAGGTTTTGCAAATTCCTCAAATAGAACCATTAAACTTACACGGTAGTCTTCTACCGGCCTATCGAGGAGGAGCACCCATTCAAATGGCGATTTGGAATGGTGATACCGAGACCGGGATGTCATTAATGCGAATGGTCAAAGGGATGGATGCAGGGCCTTATTTTGCTCAAGCTAAACTAACCATTAAACCAGACATCAATAGTGAAGAATTATTTAGCGAGATGGCTGATTTAGGAAGTGTCTTGTTAAAAGAAAATTTGAAAATGATTTTTGAGGGAAAAATTGACCCACTAGATCAAATTGAAAGTCTAGTCACTTTTGCTCCTATTCTAAAATCTGAACAAGAGCATTTAAATTGAAATAATACAACACGCAATTTACATAACCAAATCCGGGCTCTTAGCCCTCAACCGGGAGCTTGGACCACTTATAAAGAGCAACGTTATAAAATTTTAAAAACAACCGCTCTAGAAAACTGCAAGAACAAAATCAAAACGGTAATTCCAGGCACTATTCTTGAAATCAATAAAAAGGGTATTACTGTGGCCACCCAAGATGGCCAATTACAAATCTTAGTTATTCAAAAAGCGGGCAAAAACCCAACACCAGCCGGAATTTTTGGCTTAAATGCTTTCCAGATTGGAGGAAAATTTATCTAA
- a CDS encoding MMB_0454 family protein, with translation MDILIEQNTRGTLEIKHRAFNKLLKMMILNNNSSSDIKDIEVTSEIYMDHYFYILVKFILKPETKSFAFDEKQMIHQIEAIVMKTLDFKPKNIALAYQRK, from the coding sequence ATGGATATTTTGATTGAACAAAACACCCGTGGAACTTTAGAAATTAAACATCGCGCGTTCAACAAGCTTTTAAAAATGATGATTTTAAATAATAATAGTTCTTCTGACATTAAGGATATCGAAGTAACTAGCGAAATTTACATGGATCATTATTTTTACATCTTAGTGAAATTTATTTTAAAACCAGAAACCAAGTCATTTGCTTTTGATGAAAAGCAAATGATTCACCAAATTGAAGCAATTGTAATGAAAACTTTGGATTTTAAACCAAAGAACATTGCTCTTGCCTACCAACGGAAATAG
- a CDS encoding ECF transporter S component family protein, whose amino-acid sequence MMRSFSYFRNTRYLVTTAVLLAVLFIMALPTIFIKIGDSSFQIADGLYMALICVIPGPMMLIDGILWPTFFDLASGGMAYIPMSILVRVLMFAVIKLFKKPLTVYGALAFAGLMLFFYLPYNYGINLSLGKEQATAYMLKEFIVDVIQYGISLMVSVLLVTLFRRPKMRVLFDFSYLKPVSATPTAAKDRVGNYKRPFRRWREGTGYKHHDSQTNQKSTIIIDEEITLTESNIASQDLDSRVEFEEITNTTIFHPSDQPEDLTNDDEKSKK is encoded by the coding sequence ATGATGCGTTCATTTAGCTACTTTCGAAACACTCGTTATTTAGTAACTACTGCAGTATTATTAGCCGTTTTGTTCATCATGGCTTTGCCAACAATTTTTATTAAAATTGGTGACTCTTCTTTTCAAATTGCTGATGGACTTTATATGGCCTTAATTTGTGTTATTCCCGGACCAATGATGTTAATTGATGGTATTTTATGGCCAACTTTTTTTGATTTGGCATCTGGAGGAATGGCTTATATTCCGATGTCGATTTTGGTGCGCGTTTTAATGTTTGCTGTTATTAAATTATTTAAAAAACCCTTAACAGTTTATGGAGCTTTGGCTTTTGCTGGGTTAATGCTTTTTTTCTACTTACCTTATAATTATGGAATCAACTTATCTTTAGGTAAAGAGCAAGCTACCGCTTATATGTTGAAGGAATTTATTGTTGATGTTATCCAATATGGAATTTCGTTAATGGTGAGTGTGCTCCTAGTAACACTTTTCCGCCGTCCTAAAATGCGGGTTTTATTTGATTTTAGTTATTTAAAACCAGTGTCTGCTACCCCAACTGCGGCCAAAGATAGGGTAGGTAATTACAAAAGACCATTCCGCCGTTGAAGGGAAGGGACAGGTTATAAGCATCATGATTCTCAAACAAACCAAAAATCGACAATAATTATTGATGAAGAAATTACTCTCACCGAAAGTAACATTGCCAGTCAGGATTTAGATTCTAGAGTAGAATTTGAGGAAATTACTAATACGACAATTTTCCATCCAAGCGACCAACCGGAAGATTTAACAAATGACGATGAAAAAAGCAAAAAATAA
- the tig gene encoding trigger factor, translating into MQFKEEKIKNEGQGKWIITLDGEEYQDFLKRAKNRLKINLEIPGFRKGKAPESEIKKYLTPNRVYNEAFRLAIQPAHEFAWAQDPKLRPLTTPEPKLAKVNDHEMVVEFIFDIQPEIKLGQYKGLTNLEKTPIEVTDDEIDQVLKGYQDRFAMEKTRENGETIKKGDEVIFDFKGFVDGKPFQGGEAKDYKLVIGSGQFIPGFEESMTGLSHGEHKIKVTFPENYSAELGGKETEFALNIKEIKERKLPEIDNELVKDLNLKGVKNLQELKTKITNDIKDQKNREEKNRFVNHVLDEIVKTSDIQIPASAVNQQIKDLKKEFEQEITRQGLDLKTYKKLTKMTDADIDREIEADAKSRLATFLVVNEIKKAEKFVPTEADINQKYADLAKQFGLEVENLKAAINPEQVKQELESEMLTNFLFNNNGR; encoded by the coding sequence ATGCAATTTAAAGAAGAAAAAATTAAAAACGAAGGTCAAGGAAAATGAATTATCACTCTTGACGGCGAAGAATACCAAGACTTTCTAAAACGAGCAAAAAACCGTTTAAAAATTAATTTGGAAATCCCTGGTTTCCGTAAAGGTAAAGCCCCAGAAAGTGAAATCAAAAAATATCTAACTCCCAACCGAGTTTATAACGAAGCTTTCCGTTTAGCGATCCAACCTGCTCATGAATTTGCTTGAGCTCAAGACCCAAAGCTACGTCCTTTAACCACACCAGAACCAAAATTGGCTAAAGTTAATGATCACGAAATGGTGGTTGAATTTATCTTTGACATTCAACCAGAAATTAAATTAGGCCAATATAAAGGGTTAACTAATTTAGAAAAAACCCCTATTGAAGTGACTGATGACGAAATTGACCAAGTTCTAAAAGGTTATCAAGACCGTTTTGCCATGGAAAAAACTCGTGAAAACGGGGAAACTATTAAAAAAGGCGACGAAGTTATTTTCGATTTCAAAGGCTTTGTTGATGGTAAACCTTTTCAAGGTGGCGAAGCCAAAGATTACAAATTAGTAATTGGTTCAGGACAATTTATTCCTGGTTTTGAAGAATCAATGACTGGTTTAAGCCATGGTGAACACAAAATTAAGGTCACTTTCCCAGAAAACTATTCAGCTGAACTTGGTGGAAAAGAAACTGAATTTGCTTTAAATATCAAAGAAATCAAAGAACGTAAACTCCCAGAAATTGATAACGAGTTGGTCAAAGATTTAAACCTTAAGGGTGTTAAAAACCTTCAAGAATTAAAAACCAAGATCACTAATGACATTAAAGACCAAAAAAACCGTGAAGAAAAAAACCGTTTCGTAAATCATGTCCTTGACGAAATTGTGAAAACCTCTGATATTCAAATCCCTGCCAGTGCTGTTAATCAACAAATTAAAGACTTGAAAAAGGAATTTGAGCAAGAAATCACTCGTCAAGGTTTAGACTTAAAAACTTATAAAAAATTAACCAAGATGACTGATGCCGATATTGACCGCGAAATTGAAGCTGATGCCAAAAGCCGTCTAGCTACTTTCCTTGTAGTTAACGAAATCAAAAAGGCTGAAAAATTTGTACCTACCGAAGCCGACATCAACCAAAAATATGCTGATTTGGCAAAACAATTTGGTTTAGAAGTCGAAAACTTAAAAGCAGCCATTAATCCTGAACAAGTAAAGCAAGAGCTTGAAAGTGAGATGTTAACTAATTTCTTATTTAACAACAACGGCCGTTAA
- a CDS encoding DUF2779 domain-containing protein has protein sequence MSIYQGPLSKEDFKTALVECEKKAWVWHSFANFKQMLDAQNAKEFIYWGKDKITNEDDYHSDASTIDLYEVYCQLLDNNNQQDNESLTKFSQNWTDEDGFVLTKFQGETIENGNEVGDKARVFWTLENAKKTPHLKVADFSGNLDFVAVQKQTTDLLNNEQSQYHYLFEPAFGYDNNNLKTRCDILRLNGNNHVEIIEIKATSKIKPEHFFDLAYQIFILEKNGLIVDEVYLGHLRDNFILGVPFAYDDSPLKDLASTLYEETPQITFAEAKTAFEKVLNSNWQPDSEIKMIEDEFDYFLDFDPWLKKQGSKTAPYSLLEAYRDLETQGRWESWINELSTYLNKPLSLMTYYFQQPNCSWPVALKQKKGAKIWAPKETFCYHIMPWFDTSQPHIFQLTGSSNFANSKKAQVYWETQQVYLTKIKSLKGLEASLTFKGDDFFLPYHHEHLDLVHQYQTNKFRITDAINGKQGYVKQNLVQYSHYPVYMYDFETVKWAIPRFHRSKSYQQIPFQYSIDVLMDDNYDYNQPQSMKHYDFLANQIADPRPEFLREFLKAIFSQGPGVYVAYNDSFEKTVLKYAAWAFPELKIPLFYIVQNTIDLMTFFKGKKGVYPWFMVNHPLFEGSYSIKKTQPALEPNFSYTDLTINKGDKASQVFREFIDGLIPQAVWEEGIYPDLLAYCNRDTLAMVVILQRVKEIYQEWEQNAK, from the coding sequence ATGAGTATTTACCAAGGGCCCTTATCAAAAGAAGATTTTAAAACCGCTTTAGTGGAGTGTGAAAAAAAAGCTTGGGTATGACATAGTTTCGCGAATTTTAAGCAGATGCTTGATGCTCAAAATGCCAAAGAATTTATTTATTGAGGTAAAGATAAAATTACTAATGAAGATGACTATCATAGCGATGCTTCTACGATTGATCTTTATGAAGTTTATTGTCAATTATTAGATAATAATAATCAGCAAGATAACGAAAGTTTGACAAAATTTTCCCAAAATTGAACTGATGAGGACGGTTTTGTCTTGACAAAGTTTCAAGGGGAAACTATTGAAAATGGTAATGAAGTAGGAGACAAAGCACGGGTTTTTTGAACACTGGAAAATGCTAAAAAAACACCCCATTTAAAGGTAGCGGATTTTTCTGGTAACCTAGATTTTGTTGCAGTTCAAAAACAGACAACCGACTTACTAAACAATGAACAAAGCCAATATCACTATCTTTTTGAACCAGCGTTTGGCTATGATAATAATAATTTAAAAACCCGTTGTGACATTCTACGTTTGAACGGTAATAATCATGTTGAAATTATTGAAATAAAGGCCACTTCAAAAATCAAGCCGGAACACTTTTTTGATTTAGCTTACCAAATCTTTATTCTGGAAAAAAATGGTTTGATTGTTGATGAAGTTTATTTAGGTCACTTACGTGATAATTTCATTTTAGGAGTGCCTTTTGCTTATGATGATTCGCCACTAAAAGATTTGGCTAGTACTCTTTATGAAGAAACTCCCCAAATCACTTTTGCGGAAGCGAAAACTGCTTTTGAAAAAGTTTTAAACAGTAATTGGCAACCAGATAGCGAAATTAAAATGATTGAAGATGAATTTGATTATTTCCTAGACTTTGACCCCTGACTCAAAAAACAAGGAAGCAAAACTGCTCCCTATTCTTTATTGGAAGCTTATCGTGATTTAGAAACTCAAGGACGATGGGAAAGTTGAATTAATGAGTTGAGTACTTACCTAAATAAACCTTTGAGTCTTATGACTTATTATTTTCAACAACCAAATTGCAGTTGACCCGTTGCTTTAAAACAAAAAAAAGGTGCCAAAATTTGAGCTCCGAAAGAAACTTTTTGTTATCACATAATGCCATGATTTGATACGTCACAACCGCATATTTTTCAATTAACGGGGTCAAGTAATTTTGCTAACAGTAAGAAAGCGCAGGTTTATTGAGAAACACAACAAGTTTATTTAACAAAAATAAAATCTTTAAAGGGTTTGGAAGCCTCCTTAACTTTTAAAGGAGACGACTTTTTCCTTCCTTATCATCATGAACACCTTGACCTAGTTCATCAATATCAGACTAACAAATTCAGGATAACTGACGCAATTAATGGTAAACAAGGGTATGTGAAGCAAAATTTAGTTCAATATAGTCACTACCCCGTCTATATGTATGATTTTGAGACAGTTAAATGGGCTATTCCCCGCTTTCATCGTTCTAAATCTTATCAACAAATCCCCTTCCAATATTCGATTGATGTTTTAATGGACGATAATTATGATTACAACCAACCACAATCGATGAAACATTATGATTTTCTTGCAAACCAAATTGCTGATCCTCGTCCTGAATTTTTACGAGAATTTTTAAAAGCTATTTTTAGTCAAGGGCCTGGAGTTTATGTTGCTTATAATGACTCCTTTGAAAAAACAGTTCTTAAGTATGCAGCTTGAGCTTTTCCGGAACTCAAAATTCCTTTATTCTATATTGTCCAAAACACCATCGACTTGATGACCTTTTTTAAAGGTAAAAAAGGTGTTTATCCTTGATTTATGGTTAATCACCCACTTTTTGAAGGTAGTTACTCAATTAAAAAAACGCAACCTGCCTTGGAGCCTAATTTTTCTTATACTGATTTGACGATTAATAAAGGTGATAAAGCTTCACAAGTGTTTCGAGAGTTTATCGATGGTTTAATTCCGCAAGCAGTTTGGGAGGAAGGAATTTATCCTGATTTGCTAGCTTATTGTAATCGGGATACTTTAGCGATGGTCGTTATTCTCCAACGTGTTAAGGAAATTTATCAAGAATGGGAGCAAAATGCAAAATAA
- the efp gene encoding elongation factor P, producing MQVNDLRPGSTFLMDGNVYVVIEQSFSKTGRQQGKVTVKIRNMRTGSRTEMTFTGGDKVEKAMIDRKDMQYLYNDGENAYLMDTETYDQVQIPMASLDWEKNFLTDGLMLKMTEFDGEILGVTLPDKVELTIVEAEAAVKGDTTSGAQKKAKLETGYEIQVPLFVNEGTKVIINTNDGKYVGRAQ from the coding sequence ATGCAAGTAAATGATTTAAGACCTGGCTCAACATTTCTAATGGATGGAAATGTATACGTAGTGATTGAACAGTCATTTTCTAAAACTGGTCGTCAGCAAGGTAAGGTAACCGTTAAAATTAGAAATATGCGTACCGGATCACGTACAGAAATGACTTTCACCGGTGGTGATAAAGTTGAGAAGGCCATGATTGACCGTAAGGATATGCAATATCTTTACAATGATGGTGAAAATGCCTATTTAATGGACACCGAAACTTATGATCAAGTTCAAATTCCCATGGCTAGCTTAGATTGAGAAAAGAATTTTTTAACTGATGGATTAATGTTAAAAATGACTGAATTTGACGGTGAAATTTTAGGGGTAACTTTACCCGACAAAGTGGAATTAACAATTGTCGAAGCCGAAGCAGCGGTGAAGGGAGATACCACTTCCGGAGCACAAAAAAAAGCCAAATTGGAAACTGGCTATGAGATTCAAGTGCCTTTATTTGTAAATGAAGGGACCAAAGTCATTATTAATACCAACGATGGTAAATATGTTGGGCGTGCTCAATAA